From the genome of Prunus persica cultivar Lovell chromosome G8, Prunus_persica_NCBIv2, whole genome shotgun sequence:
gaatacatatgttacgtcgtgcagtaaaatatccgacatggtttccactttaaacgacgtcattttaatatgtaagtcgtctattataatttacaacgttttcattttcttaaccccgacgtggtttttcagtcgtctttatatcaaaatattcaaaataaatttaaaattaatccaaaaaatgaagcgtcaaaataaacggcgttacgttcagtgtttccgtcgtggaatattacatttacgtcggttcttgtagaactttcgccatgatttttctttcgacgttttaaagagcgcgcgctctaaaaattttcgcgcgccctaaattgttttatatttggctcttattcttatacttctaaccctgaaccctaaaattttcagatttcgcgcaacataacattcgctctctcacttctgctctaattaaaagttgcactctccaggctccgtcgaatctgtgagctcgtccaacctgtaagtacaaaccctatcttccccttgtaaattcattgaatgatattaggttgttttgttaaagggttttaggtatatgctttgcgatctgttaataatgtgcttataggtatgggttcatggattttctgtttaatgggttcatggattttctgtttaatgggttcatggattacattatctgttatgttgaattgggaatggatttaattttgtcggatcttttaatcaccctatgttatgttgaattgggaatggatttattgttttcatgcttggtttcatgtatatgttggtttcttgcttggtttcatatatatgttgtgttcttaatgggtttttgggttcttgaaaataaactgagacacgacgcctttttaggcatacgaggacgattacacgacggtttatgaaaaaaccgtcgttgtattacttatacacgacgcttttttcataaaccgtcgtttgtattacttatattagacgacgtctgttgaaaatccgtcgtctatatatgccaaatacgtctgtttttgtttaaaacccgtcgtctctgttgtgtattacttgctattagatctttgtataatctgctatagtgatggtcattgcctgcattttcactttattatagataataggttatagtgtcggagatggataagtcatggatgcactcggatagaagctcgaaggcatatgagtttggggtggaagcattttttaactttgctgtagaaaatcttctaactacaacacatatccgttgtccatgtgttaaatgtgttaatttgaagttgtttggggttggaattataagggatcacttatactttaatggaattgaccaaagctataagaattggacatttcacggagaaccttgggaagcaactactaatgctagtacaaatgttgaagaagatgatggccatagtaggtacagttttatgtctgaagaaattgatatggatgataatgattttggtgattttggttccgatccgtatgagtttgccagcAGATCAAGAAATTCATCTGCCTTGGGGACACAGAATCATCTATCATTAAATGAGGGCATGATACAAAGTGTGAATTGGCTTCAGAATACAAAGGGATCTTGTTAGTTTGATAGGGCTGATAATCTCACGAGCACATTCTGTAcggaaaaaaaggagaaactaAAAAACCCACAAAAGGACTGATACATCTTGCAATTACATGAAGGAATCTGATTTGTCCAATTGGTTAACTGACTTAAAGATCAATTGATAAGGACATTTCACCAGATTTTCAATATCTTTTCACCACCCTTGTTTTTTCTTGGGGGTGGAAACTTGTCCATGATTTCAACagaatcatcactcgaattgttactagaatcatcactcgaatccccatcttcattatcagtttcttccttcgtaggtactatttgctccccatcattggtgcactttgcaccttctccagagcggaaaatgacaagatcaaataaaggtgtacttttgctggaaatcaacacaaaaagacacagatcaccaacttccaaatgattgtcACGCACAACGTCCATCCAACCACGCCTGAATCTGGGCCTTCCTTTGCTTAAACCAACAGACCAAGTTCTCCCATTCGAAACTTGAAGGATGACTTCACAGGAATGCTTAATACTAGGAGATAAGTTTTACAAGCTATCTCCTAGTattaagcacaatagcactttcattcaatggctacgcttcaaggtatatgttgttgaataacatatttctcttttaattttcttcttatttctatgttagattgaattaagatatatgattaatttgcaggttcaaagtgaacttgaggaagacaatcatggcgtatcagaaaatttaaggtggctagcagctggtccaaacatggcagtgccattatataggagctatcttattaaaggtattaaattcaatatcaaggcacaagatgatgtgcggacaactcaaaatagtggagtttatttacttgcacataccatgcaagttgctagtgccaaggataaaaactcaattctctcaaatatgggtttctatggtgtcattcaagaaatttgggaccttgactaccaaaagtttacaatcccagtctttaggtgtgattggatagatagttctggtcttgtagtcgacgaacttggatttacccttgtagatttgagtaaaattggacataggaatgaccaatttgttttggcttctcaagtcaaacaaatattttttgttgacgacccgatgcatcgtggttggtcggtagtgttatcaatgcctaatagagaatataatgatgttattggtgatgaagtcttaggtgatgtgataattgagtgtgagccatttactagagggatgccaaatgttgacacatttgatgaactggtgggtgagttaggcggtcaaaatattcgagatgggtgtgaagatatatggattgaatgatgcttatgtaattggcagtgtatgacattaattttgtaatatcccataataccgacgtctaaaaaacgagatatataatctgaacgttaaaaaatacgacgtcatcatacattttccacgtcgcaagttcttttataaacgaagaggaacgaaatgaattccgacggtaattcattataaccaccgtctaatatcaattaaacgacgttatttgtaatacggctctcatcataatcaacgccgtctatatgttctgtaatacggctctcatttatttggaaccgacgttgtttagaatttcaacgtcgtctatattaataagtgcgtcgtgagtaatgaatacatataaatacaacgtcgacaatataaatgccaccgacgttgtttcgcattcaacgtcaactatataaatacatacgtcgtaaataatgacactgaaaactatttccacgtcatcttttttagaaaaatcgaagtggaaaatttatttcacgacggttgtttttaaataagagacgtagtagatttcaataacgtcgtcttctcatgtatttaaagacgtcatattttttcttgtcgtgaaaattatatttaacggcgtagtgttttagttgtcgtcgttgtatgtctatcttgtggccttgttcttttaatatgtgtcatattttttctttttaatgacggtgatttgtttgagttggtcgtctattctcatcctcgactattttttagaactttagcagactaaacacgtctgtttttatttgttttcgacgttgttgtatttaacaacgtctaatacttatcgtcgttgtttgtttctgaaaataggacgtataaattttgtaatacgactctcatatatttgtaaccgacgttgtttcgttgttcaacgtctactctataaatacatacgtcgtaaataatgacactgacaactatttccacgtcatcttttatagaaaaatcgaagtggaaaatttattttacgacggctctttttatataggcgacgtagtaggtataaataacgtcgtcttctaatgtatttaaagacgtcatattttttattgtcgtgaaaatgatatttaacggcgttttattttaattttcgtcgttgtatgtctatcttgcggccttgttctgttaatatgtgtcatatttttcctttttaacgacggtttttttagagagttggtcgtctattctcatcctcgactgcttttttagatcttttgcagttcaaagacgtcgttttgtatttgttgatgacgttgtatattgtaacaacgacggtgatttagcgtcgtggtttatgaggaaaaagatgacggtggattccacgaccattgaaaaaccgaatacacgacggtgatttaccgtcgtctttttgcttttttgtagtagtgaaaatTCGAGTTCCAGACCCCTGTTCAGAAAAACAGCTGTAACTTCCAAACTAGAAGTTAGAGAATACGAGCCTTATATGGCTGGATTCAGCacgaaaaatcaaagaaggcCACTTGGGCCAAATCTTCAAATCCATCACAGATTAAAACAGTATTATCGAAACATAAACACCAATGTTTTGCATGACTCGAAAAAGACTAAAAacgaaaaaattaaaaataaaacgtatGTTACCTACCTCAAACCTAAACgaaacattgtcctcaatgtttaaaaataaaatgaaagtaAGGACAAATAATAGTAAAAGCAATGGACGTGggaaacacacaaacaaaaattaaaaagataaggAACGAAGGTACCTAgttgggttgcctcccaacAATCGCTTGGTTTAGAGTCAATAGCCCGACTTTCAGATGCGTTATTTGGGATTATTGAGAAGGATGTTGGTCTCATCCTTAAGAAATGCGGCTGCCATATGTGGTTTTAAGCTATGGCCCTTGACTTTGAAGGTTGTACCGTCACAGTCATGCCCCTTCTTTGTATGGTCCTTGAAAAGTCTCGCACTCTCgtatgatttattttaaagttccTCTAATTCATTCCTTCCTGGGTCATATGGTTTTAGTTCATCCAAGTACAAGGTAGATCCGGGAACCCTTGGTTTGTCAACTTTGGAGATGGAGGCATGTACCAATGGATGGCTCAGAGTCTCATTTTCCTTTGCTTTTCCGTGAAATGTTATTGgttcaaaaactttgaatgtCGCTTTTTCATTCCCAACTCTGACAGTTAGTAGCCCTTCTTCCACGTCAATCAGAGTTCGTCCAGTAATCAGGAATGAACGACCCAAAATTAATTGTGTTTCAGAATCTTCTTCCATATCCAAAACCAGAAAACAGTCGAAAATACGAGTGTATCAACTTTTACTAGAACATCTTCAATAATTCCATCAGAATATGTGATTGATTTGTCCGCCATCTGCAAAGAGATAGTAGTTGGTTTATCTTTTTAGCAACATATAAAGGTAGTAAATTAATGCTAGAATCTAAATCAcataaagctttttcaaagAAATTATTTCCAATAGTGCATGGAATTTTAAAACTCcctctatcttttttctttggtggaAGCTTTCATTGCAGGATTGCACTACATTCCTCAGTCAGTTGGATTTTCTCATGATCAccaaatttccttttcttcgaGAGGATGTGtttcatgaatttttcaaaacttggCATTTTTTCCAAAGCTGAAGCGAATGGAATGTTGATTTGCACCTTTTTGAACGTCTCCAAGAAATTAGAAGATTGCtcatcaattttatttttcttcagcgTCAGCGGAAAAGGGATCGGTTGGACATATGGCTTCAATGGAGGAGAAGGAGTCAGCATAACAgcataattttcttcttcttgggatTTCTcagcttctttctctttttctaatttttctttttccaagtCGACCGCTGTATTTACTTGCTTCTTTTCCCGAATTGTATTGCCATTACTTGTTTCTtgatttttcggattaattacAGGTTGGCTTGGCAATACTCCTTGATTTCTTCCACTCAATACATTAGCTAGGTGGCCTACTTGCATCTCCAAATTTCGAATAGAAACGCTTTGATTCTGAAACTGGGTTTTTATTTCCGTCATAAATTGAGTGGTAGACATAGTCAACTGGGTAACCGCATcttccaaatttattttcttctcttgagcCAGAAAGCCAGGTGGTGGTCTCTGCACATTCTGAGTATTGCTCCGTGAAAAATTTGGATGGTTTCGCCAACCGGGGTTGTACATGTTGGAATAAGGATCATTCCTGTGTCGATTAAATTCTGCAACTTGATTTATTTGCTCAAGGGACGCGAATGGGTTCCCTGTGGTGCACTCTGAACTTGGATGAGGGCCTGCACAAAATTCACAACCAAAATTAGTATTAGTGTTTATAGCAGTAACACTTAAAGAATCAACTTTTTTAGTAAGGTTAGAAATTTGTGCTGTTAGCAAGGCCATGGCATCCACTTACAAGACCCCTGCTGGTTTCGGATTCATTCTCTCACTCAGCCATTGGTAGTTGTTGGATGCCATGGTCTCCAATAATTCAAATGCTTCGGTAGCCTTTTTGCCATTAAAGCCCCTCCAGCAGCTGCATCACTAATGTCCTGCTTGTTTGACTCAACCCATTGTAGAAAGTCTGAACTTGAATCCAGGTTGGTAGCTCATGGTGAGGACACTTGCGCAATAAATCTTTGAATCGTTCCCAGGTTTCATATAGAGGCTCCGTATCATATTGAGCGAATGACATAATATCTTGTCGGAATTTTGCAGTTTTGGCTGATGGGAAAAATTTAGCCAGGAATTTCTTAGATAAATCATCCCACAAAATACGGATGAATTCTGCAGCATAGTGGTCATGGCTGTTTGATCTCAAAAATTTTGTCTGTAATAGCAGGACATCGGATCGCTGAGGGAGTTGCCACTGGGGGGCCAAATTCCCTCACTGCTCTTTCTGCTTCGTCCATCATAGGTGGAGGTGTCGGAAAAATTCAACGTacctgaaaataaaaaataaaataaattcaaattaaactccgaattaaaatatattgatattaatagaaaataaaacagtccccggcaacggcgccaaaaacttcttgtgaaattattgcaaGCACACAATTCGTACaagtaatatag
Proteins encoded in this window:
- the LOC109950815 gene encoding uncharacterized protein LOC109950815, translated to MICGRQAFIGACVACLSHRGETGAIEGGEPIDDGGGEPEALSDDDDLKKSGEECSGIVVFEGVEGIAIVSSEMDSWAWGSEKSPHPSSECTTGNPFASLEQINQVAEFNRHRNDPYSNMYNPGWRNHPNFSRSNTQNVQRPPPGFLAQEKKINLEDAVTQLTMSTTQFMTEIKTQFQNQSVSIRNLEMQVGHLANVLSGRNQGVLPSQPVINPKNQETSNGNTIREKKQVNTAVDLEKEKLEKEKEAEKSQEEENYAVMLTPSPPLKPYVQPIPFPLTLKKNKIDEQSSNFLETFKKVQINIPFASALEKMPSFEKFMKHILSKKRKFGDHEKIQLTEECSAILQ